The following DNA comes from Camelina sativa cultivar DH55 chromosome 14, Cs, whole genome shotgun sequence.
ACTGCAGGTTGCATATACTAAATCTAAGGTCAGACAATATATACATAACAGCGTTTCTGTGAACCACATGTGTCTTTTACTATACAAATATCGACAAAATGCTCTGTTTATGTCGAAACCAAACTTGCAGGAAACTGAGTCTGCTGGGAAAGAGGAAGTAGAAGTGAAATCTCGAGACATTGACTTATCCGTCTCAACTCCAAATCAACGTAAGAGCAAGAAGACCTTAGatgcttctccttctccttcttcttcttcagggcACGTTATGATTCAGAAAGCTGAAACATCGCATCTCATCATGACATTAAAGATTGTTCTTGGAGTGGCTATTGTGTCTGTCATTATAGGTATCATTCTTGGGAAAAAGTATTGAATTCTTCATGGTGTGATTGTGTCTAGTAGAACATGGGAGGCgctttgtttgattcttgattatCTCTGGGTTTaaggcttttttatttatttattacccatccttttatttcttatttgccAAGCAAGCCCCAAATGTTGCAAAAATCTGATTAAATTGAATTGTtaaagtaaaaaggaaaaagggaaacttaaaagaaaaggaaaaaagtgaaGTTACATATTTACATAACATAGGCAAgtcgaaaaaggaaaaaaagagaaaccaatTTGGATTAGGGCTaaagttttggttatatatagaCAGTGGACGACACGATCTCACTTGATTTCTAAAACTAACCATGGCGGATCATAACACTCCCTCCTTTGAAGTGGAGAAGAAACTCGACCATTATATAAAATACCAACCAGAAGGTGAAGATTTCGTTGTCGATGCTGAGGTCAAGGTTCTCCGCCAAGGATCTCCTCCGTTGGAGATGTTCTTCTCATCCTCGCTCGATGAATTCGTTTTGGACGACGAAGATTGTTACGAGAAAGTACTACTCTACGAATTATTTGTCGATGATGCTGGGATAGATGCATCCAAGGCTCAGGACTTGCTCAATGACTTGATTTTGTACGTTTGTGATATGACACAACGGTTTGAGCTAAAATTCACAGGAGTTTTCAAGTTGATGGTCGAAGTTAGGGTTAAGTGAAACCTGTCAAGCTTAACCATGCCGGTTCAGAGGAAACCGAATCCCAATAACCAATTGCTACTACGGAGACGAGAAAGCGACGGtgagacttgaaaaccaaatacAAAGGCAGGAGAGGGTTTTGTGTCTTGAAAGAAAAGTAAAGActatgtttttccttttttttttctctctaccaacaatttctgattttctcttttgaattcTAATATGTAATAATAGTTAATTCTTCTGTGAAATACTTAATTCTGTCGTTATTAATtgcacaaattatatatatatatatataaaaaaaacgcGCAATTCTGTGAAATTAGAGCAATTAATACAAATCCAAGAGCAAGTTGTATACTAGAGATCCAAATATATACAAACCATAATATGTTCGAACCCAGAGtattattacaagaaaaataataaacaaataatagcGAATTTTATACTACAAGGCTGGAGAGAATAATTCACATCAGATCCACACACAAGTCACAACTCGTcgtaataaaaagaaattccAAATAGCTCAGAAGCAGATGTCAAGGGCACAACAGCAACACATGGCTGCAAGACTACaaacaaaaattccaaaaattagTAATAAGAAATAAGCTATTTGGATTTTAGTATATCGAGCCATTAAGGATAAATCATGTTGAAGATAAAGTAAAGTTgcatatatgtaattaatttcaTGATAATGACTTACCAGCCTTTAAAGAATCCGTCACCCTTAGACTTGGTTTCCACTTTAGCCGGAGCCGCCGAACCATGACTCGGGTCGTTGGTCGGGTAACCAATCGGTGGTGATGCAGTTGAAACCGGTGGCGGTGGGTTAGCTCCTACGTTCGATAATATACAAATAGAGTTTACAAATAACGAAAAtgattaaagacaaaaaaaaaaaaaaaaaacagaggaatctaTATTATTTCTTACCTGCAGAATAGTTTTGATCGTACTGGCTCATTTTGGAAAGATTAGTGAAAAGAACTTTGATATAAAGGTAAACGATGCTGTGTATGGCTGTGCTTTGAATATATTTGTGCAAATGCGTGTCAAtgtaaatatatagagagagcgATAAAGAAGGTCGGTTTATAAAAGACCGCGTGGAGGATTGAAAACATTAATGGTTACGTCCCCAGAATATATTCcaaattattataaagtataaattttatactataataattaattaatgagtCATTGTCAAAGCTTGTTTAGGATAATTCCAGACGAAAAGCTTTGTTTAGGATATGTCGACACGTCTCACACGGTCGAGACCtggtttttgttgaaatttttgcGAGGAAACGTCATTAAACGAAAGTGGTCAAAGTCTTCGGAAGTTAACTAGAGTAACAAAGAAGACAACTATGGAAATCCATCACGAGTAACATTCTAGATTTGAAGCCTCAGTCTACGATTACAAATCAAACCATGATGTAACATCTGCAAAATTGTATAAGTCTTCTTTGACAACcaataaaaaactaaaagggAGAAATGATCATCCAAAAAGTCCATGAGATCCGATTTATCAACCTTACTCTTTTCTTTGCTTACACAATTGCGTTTGCAGCCTCTTCCACGTATATATTTGCTAAACGACTATTTCTCTCCCCATACAAAGAAGACTCAAGCAGCATTAAGAGCTTCCAGCTGTTTCTTCAGATCTTCAAGgtcatcttcctcctctgtttctcctgACCCTGAGGCTATGGCTATTTCTTTCTCATACTCATCTGCATCTGGAAGCTCCCGAGTAAGCCCTTCAGGCAATGTATCTATACctaacataacacaaaaccaatTTAGATGACCGTCAGAAGAAGACTTTCATTTGATACATTTTCACATTACAGGTTGAATTTTACCTGAACTTGAGGCAGCTTTTGTAGCATCCTTCTCATTTTCATCGTCCACAACACTTATAAAAAGACAAGAGATACACATCAGCTTTCTTGTtgcaaattttgattttttaactaACTAACTTCACTGAGTTGTTACCTTATGTTCCACTCATTATCATCATGGAGTGGACCTTCATCGATAGCTATGGATGCATCGGCTTCCATCTTAGCTTTAGCAGCAGCGTCCCTTTCTGGTTTCGCAAGCATGTATTCTTTCTGCATTTTTGggatttcattttatttcacTAGAACATGCCTGGAAACGAAGGAGCAAAACAAAGACGAGCTGAGATAGTTTTGAAGTTGCATTTACTCGAGTTACCTGCCGCTCTAGACAAGCTACATTCGAGCATTGTGGATTTGGTCTCATTTTCATGGTTGGGAAAAAATCCTTCAGTGAATTGTAACCCTGTGGGATCAAGTAACAGGCATAGATTAGTAACCTTTAACTGattcaaataataatgattCTGTGATAAACCATAAAGTGTTAAATATGAGGAGAGCTACAGGAAGCAAATCCTTTTACCAAGTATGGAGAAACTTCACCAAAATTTAGTAAGAACTTAAGAGAGTTTTGAACCAAAAGCCCTGCAACAACACCCTGAATtgacaaccaaaacaagagtCTTAGAACGTAAACAGAGCTTCAATAAACAAAGGCATTATCAACAAATGTGATAAATACTCAGCATAGCCAAATTTTGTTCAACCGTATTGTAAGGTGGTATAAAATTACCATAGTAGTTGGCAGAGATGCAGCACAGACCCCTTCCCGCTTAAGTGTCCGTTCATCAATTCCAGATGCCACGACCTACCACAGAAATAATAAAGAGATTATTTAGGGGAAATGCAAATGTAGTATTAACAACGATACCCTGGATCACAGAATCCTTAAATTCACCCATATTCTACTGATACATTCCTCAAGCATTGAGGCAAGGTATGATAGGTTAGAGTTGTAAGAGTGATATAAGAAGGAAAAACATACCAGGGGAGGTGCACAAGCAAAACAAGCAGTTTCTCCGGGAACCAAGAGCTGTATGTGACCTGAAACAGCATCTTCGGATA
Coding sequences within:
- the LOC109128912 gene encoding cysteine-rich and transmembrane domain-containing protein A-like; translation: MSQYDQNYSAGANPPPPVSTASPPIGYPTNDPSHGSAAPAKVETKSKGDGFFKGCLAAMCCCCALDICF
- the LOC104739069 gene encoding uncharacterized protein LOC104739069, giving the protein MADHNTPSFEVEKKLDHYIKYQPEGEDFVVDAEVKVLRQGSPPLEMFFSSSLDEFVLDDEDCYEKVLLYELFVDDAGIDASKAQDLLNDLILYVCDMTQRFELKFTGVFKLMVEVRVK